One window of Hymenobacter sp. BRD128 genomic DNA carries:
- a CDS encoding MBL fold metallo-hydrolase — translation MSASVQYRRNEALRTIRPGYVGNKLIGNEFCNGEALFEPSFGTALRWQLTANPQKEEKKKDTWAPAVVPCAEAFFSTEDMLVWLGHACFLLRIRGVSLLFDPVLFSSLGLRHRHALPCRPEDVRNLDYLLLSHGHRDHLDEKSVKQLASQNPQLKVLSSLGMASLLRGMAPNLPVQEAGWWQQYDLGPEAPFEIYYLPASHWHRRGLTDLNKVLWGSFLIKTDDRLIYFAGDTSYGDHFEQIEQTFGPLDIVLMPIGAYKPPFMMHLSHVNPHEAAKAANVLRAGHVVPMHYGTFDLSDEPASEPLRLLTEVAAGGLLRGALHAPAVGEIMRWPAWE, via the coding sequence ATGTCTGCTTCCGTTCAGTATCGCCGCAATGAGGCGCTCCGTACCATTCGCCCCGGCTACGTAGGCAACAAGCTCATTGGCAATGAGTTTTGCAATGGCGAAGCGCTCTTCGAGCCTTCCTTCGGCACAGCGCTACGCTGGCAGCTCACGGCCAATCCGCAGAAGGAAGAGAAGAAAAAGGACACCTGGGCGCCCGCCGTGGTGCCCTGCGCCGAGGCTTTTTTCTCGACCGAGGACATGCTGGTGTGGCTGGGGCACGCGTGTTTCCTGCTGCGCATCAGAGGCGTGAGCCTGCTGTTTGACCCGGTGCTGTTTTCGTCGCTGGGGCTGCGGCACCGCCACGCGCTGCCCTGCCGGCCCGAAGACGTGCGCAACCTCGACTACCTGCTGCTCTCGCACGGCCACCGCGACCACCTGGATGAAAAGTCCGTCAAGCAGCTGGCTAGCCAGAACCCGCAGTTGAAGGTACTCTCGTCGCTGGGCATGGCTAGCCTGCTGCGCGGCATGGCCCCCAACCTGCCGGTGCAGGAAGCCGGCTGGTGGCAGCAGTACGACCTAGGCCCCGAGGCGCCTTTTGAAATCTACTACCTGCCGGCTAGCCACTGGCATCGGCGTGGCCTCACCGACCTCAATAAAGTATTGTGGGGCAGTTTTTTAATTAAAACCGACGACCGCCTCATCTACTTCGCGGGCGATACGAGCTACGGCGACCACTTCGAGCAGATTGAGCAAACGTTTGGCCCCTTGGACATTGTACTCATGCCCATCGGCGCCTACAAGCCGCCGTTTATGATGCACTTGAGCCACGTGAACCCCCACGAGGCCGCCAAGGCAGCCAACGTGCTGCGCGCCGGCCACGTGGTGCCCATGCACTACGGCACCTTCGACCTGAGCGACGAGCCCGCTTCCGAGCCGCTGCGCCTGCTCACTGAAGTAGCGGCCGGCGGGCTGCTGCGCGGCGCGCTGCACGCGCCCGCCGTGGGCGAAATCATGCGCTGGCCAGCCTGGGAATAG
- a CDS encoding sodium:solute symporter: protein MSPTLILSLIAGYFAVLILIAVLTSRKATSESFFIANRNAPWYMVAFAMIGTSLSGVTFISVPGNVQGKSWSYLAVALGFVAGYLVIGTVLLPLYYRLQLVSIYSYLEQRFGYWSYKTGALFFLISRSLGSALRLYLVAGVLQLAVFDAMGVPFSITVVVSILFIYLYTFKGGLKTILWTDTFQTLAMLSCVALSIYFMSDALNYSFKQLISTVRTSPMSQVYFDNFRDDKFFWKQFASGMFITIVMTGLDQDLMQKNLSCRSLGEAQKNLFWFTPVIVSVNVLFLTLGVLLYKYAAARGLDLAHMPQLLTAKGTLDTDKVFPYLATTQFSLAAGIIFILGIIAVTYASADSALTALTTSFCVDFLNIKQYPEARQTRLRQATHLGWSVVLIIIILIFRALNEQSLIDAVYKAAGFTYGPLLGLFAFGIFTTRQLRDGLVLPTCVAGVALTLLIVTHSVEWLNGYKFGFEILLLNGALIYLGLLLISRPADRTEAVPQLS, encoded by the coding sequence ATGTCGCCGACCCTTATTTTAAGTCTGATTGCAGGCTACTTCGCCGTACTGATTCTCATTGCGGTACTCACTTCGCGCAAGGCCACGAGCGAGAGCTTCTTCATCGCTAACCGCAACGCGCCGTGGTACATGGTGGCCTTCGCCATGATTGGCACCTCGCTTTCGGGCGTCACGTTTATCTCGGTGCCGGGCAACGTGCAGGGCAAAAGCTGGAGCTACCTGGCCGTAGCGCTGGGCTTCGTGGCGGGCTACCTGGTTATTGGTACGGTGCTGCTGCCGCTCTACTACCGCTTGCAGTTGGTCAGCATTTATTCCTATCTGGAGCAGCGGTTTGGCTACTGGAGCTACAAAACGGGCGCGCTGTTTTTCCTGATTTCGCGCTCGCTAGGGTCGGCCCTGCGGCTCTACCTGGTGGCGGGCGTGCTGCAGCTGGCCGTGTTCGATGCTATGGGCGTACCTTTTTCTATTACGGTCGTAGTCAGTATCTTATTTATCTATCTCTACACCTTTAAGGGCGGGCTCAAGACCATTCTCTGGACCGATACCTTCCAGACCCTAGCCATGCTGAGCTGCGTGGCGCTGAGCATCTACTTCATGTCGGATGCGCTGAACTACTCCTTCAAGCAGCTCATCTCGACGGTGCGCACCAGCCCGATGTCGCAGGTGTATTTCGACAATTTTCGCGACGATAAATTCTTCTGGAAGCAATTCGCCTCCGGCATGTTCATTACCATCGTAATGACGGGCCTCGACCAGGACTTAATGCAAAAAAACCTGAGCTGCCGCAGCCTCGGCGAGGCCCAGAAAAACCTGTTTTGGTTTACGCCGGTCATCGTGAGCGTCAATGTGCTGTTTCTTACGCTCGGGGTGCTGCTCTACAAATACGCCGCCGCCAGGGGCCTCGACCTGGCCCATATGCCGCAGCTGCTCACTGCCAAGGGCACGCTCGATACCGACAAGGTTTTTCCGTATCTGGCCACCACGCAGTTTTCGCTGGCGGCGGGCATCATCTTCATTCTGGGCATTATCGCCGTCACCTATGCCTCGGCCGACTCGGCGCTCACGGCACTTACCACTTCGTTTTGCGTTGATTTTCTGAATATTAAGCAGTACCCCGAGGCCCGGCAAACGCGGCTGCGGCAAGCTACGCACCTAGGCTGGTCGGTGGTGCTGATTATCATCATCCTCATCTTCCGCGCCCTCAACGAGCAGAGCCTGATTGATGCCGTGTACAAGGCGGCCGGCTTCACCTACGGGCCGCTGCTGGGGCTGTTTGCGTTTGGCATTTTCACCACGCGGCAGCTGCGCGATGGGCTGGTGCTGCCCACCTGCGTGGCCGGCGTGGCCCTCACGCTGCTCATCGTGACGCACTCGGTGGAATGGCTGAACGGCTACAAATTCGGCTTCGAAATTCTGCTACTTAATGGCGCGCTCATCTACCTGGGGCTGCTGCTGATTTCGCGGCCCGCCGACCGAACCGAAGCCGTCCCACAGTTGTCCTAA
- a CDS encoding Bax inhibitor-1/YccA family protein produces MSDNQFLPDRDRSVAHQLSAEEAARIQAQFFAQVYGWMAAGLALTGGVALFAAGTPAVLEFVFGTRFVFIGLIIAELVLVGFLSARVFQWSRGQAQAAFIGYALLNGLTLSVLFLAYTADSIASTFFTTAIMFGVMSAFGYFTKSDLSGWGKMLSMAIIGLFIALVVNMFLHNSTLNLVASFIGVILFTALAAYDTQKLKQLAFLGVTEGEEMHDKASILGALMLYLDFVNLFLFLLRFFGRRR; encoded by the coding sequence ATGAGCGACAATCAATTTTTGCCCGACCGCGACCGGTCCGTCGCCCACCAGCTTTCGGCCGAAGAGGCCGCCCGCATTCAGGCGCAGTTCTTTGCCCAGGTCTACGGCTGGATGGCCGCCGGCCTGGCCCTCACGGGCGGCGTCGCGCTGTTTGCCGCCGGCACGCCGGCTGTGCTGGAGTTTGTTTTCGGCACGCGCTTCGTATTCATCGGCCTTATTATTGCCGAGCTGGTGCTGGTCGGCTTTCTGTCGGCCCGCGTTTTTCAGTGGAGCCGGGGCCAGGCGCAGGCCGCCTTTATTGGCTACGCGCTGCTCAACGGCCTCACGCTGAGCGTACTATTCCTAGCCTACACGGCCGATTCGATTGCTTCGACTTTTTTCACCACGGCCATCATGTTTGGGGTGATGAGTGCCTTTGGCTACTTCACCAAATCCGACTTGTCGGGCTGGGGAAAGATGCTGAGCATGGCTATTATTGGCCTGTTCATCGCCTTGGTAGTGAATATGTTCCTGCACAACTCCACGCTCAACCTGGTGGCTTCCTTCATCGGCGTTATCCTCTTCACGGCCCTGGCCGCCTACGACACGCAGAAGCTCAAGCAGCTAGCCTTCCTGGGCGTGACGGAAGGCGAGGAGATGCACGACAAGGCCTCCATTCTGGGCGCGCTCATGCTGTATCTGGACTTCGTCAACCTGTTCCTGTTTTTACTGCGCTTCTTCGGCCGTCGCCGCTAG